The DNA window CCCTATCGCGTGGTGACCTCGCGAAAGCGAAAGTGCGCGGAAGGTAGCGCTGGCCACATTCGGGCGGAACGCCTCCAGAGGTCTAGTGCGCAAGAATCCGGAAAACGCAAAAAATGAGCACCCTACCTGATAGGTACTCCCGGGCTGCTCAGGGCCATCGGTCCACGACGTAGCCGCCCCCGGCATTGGGTGCCCAAACGCGGCCGTCTTCGTATCCGTAGGCAGTCTGCTCGACCACGAAGCACACCGGCCGCTCATCCTGACCCGGCAGTTTCACCCGGTCGTAGCGGACAACCAGTGCAGGCCCCTCAGAACGGCCCATCTTGTCGGACAAGTAGTAAGCCTTCCCAAAGAAGCGCGTCCCTGGGGGGGCAACCTGTCGTTGACGCGAATCCACGCTCTTGGGCACAACCCCTTCGACCTCAGCCCCAGCCGTGAACCACACTCGTTCGCCACGCTTGAAGCGGCTATCAATCGTAACCGTGAACCCCTCGTTATCTTCCCACCGAAGGTCTTCTCTCATCGACTCCTCGGCCCCGGCAGGGCAAGTGAAGGACTCGGGCCGGATCTGCGCTCCCGGGCAACCCGCTGCGAGAGCCGCAACCAGTGTCATCGTTGCGCACTCAGCGGCAGCGGTGGTCCTCGCTCGCCCGCGCGTCTGGCGACCTTGGAGCGGAACCTCAGTTGTCGGAGCGTTCTTCATGGGACCTTCCTTCTGAACCTGGGCTACAGACTCCGGGCCCGTCTGAGCCACGGCTGCGGAACTGGAATGGGACATAGCAGGGGGAACCAAGTGCGAAGGGGGCGAAATCGGGACATGGAGAGCGGCACCAAGCCCCTCCGATTGAGGCTGGACGACGGTGGGGGGCACGCCGCGACCGAGCCAGAGGGCCCCAGCCGCAACCAGGACGCTCACGGAGGCAAGTACGGCAAGCCCCCGCATCCTCACGCCACCGAGTGGATTCCCCGCCTTACGCCCATCCTCCAGGGCAACCCGCTCCGCGCCCACCTCGGCGGGAACCTGGTCCGATGGGGTGTGGACCGTGCGCAGATATTCATCGCTCGGGTTGGCCAGCAGTTCCCCTAGTTCTCGGCGTAGCGCCTCCGTGTCGACCGGCCGAAGTCCCGGTTCGCGCGACAGCATGCTTCCGACGAGGTCACTCAGAAACTCGGGCACACGTCGATTCTGGCTGCACACGGCAGGCGGCTTGAGACTCGGACTGTTGAGAGAGGCACGTGTCCTCTCGGCCGTCGGCCGGGGGTCCGTCAGGAGATCAAAGAGCATCGCCCCCAACGCGAAGACTTCATCAGCGACCTGATAGGCGTACCGTGCGCGATGCTGGTCCTTGTGCGCCATGAGCCAGCGGAACTGTTCTGGTGCGCGAAAGCGGTCCGTCCCAGGGGGCAATCCGCTATCCGTCAGCTCTTCGGCGGCGGAGAACGTCGCACAACTGAAATCGATGATGACCGGCTCTCCGTCGCTCTTGCGAATCAGCACGTTGGAGAGCTTCAGGTCTCGATGCAGGATGCCCCGGCTGTGCATGTACGACAGCGCACCCGCGAGCTTGTCGAATACCGTCAGCACTTCGCGGAACGTCGGATGTTTTCGCTCGGCCCACTCGGCCATGGTCCAGCCATCGACATATTCGAGAGCGAGATACGCATTCCCACGCTCAGCGTAGCCATACCCCTGATGCCGGACGATGTTCGGATGTTCGAGCAGCAGCAGTGCAGTCAGCTCCCGCATCGTTCGGGCATGGGTTTGTTTGTCGTCCCCGCTGGAATCACGGTGGCGGGCAAGTTTGAGGGCACACCGCCGCGAGTGCTTCTCAGCGAGGTACACGACAGCAAACCCGCCATTGCCAAGTTCCTTCGCGACAGTCCAGCCGTCAATGGACATGCCCGAAGGTGATGGGGAGTGTGGCACGGTCACTGACCACCTCCTGCACCTAATTTTGGAAAGCGCACATTGGGAACTACGAGCGTGCGACCGTCCCCCACGACTTCTAGGGTAAACACTGGACTTGCATTCAACTGCGCTACCTCTGCAACGACAACCACGCGCCCCTGGCCACCCGCTTGAATCGCCCCGTCTTCCTCACGCACGACACGAGCGCGCAAGGGGAGTCCCGACCGTCCCGTCAGAACTGCCTCGCGAGGGAACCAGGGCTGTTGTCCAGCAGAGTTGTCGATGCGCATATCTGCGAGCACCCATCCCTTCCCTCGATATGCCCATGCCC is part of the Myxococcus landrumus genome and encodes:
- a CDS encoding serine/threonine protein kinase; the encoded protein is MSIDGWTVAKELGNGGFAVVYLAEKHSRRCALKLARHRDSSGDDKQTHARTMRELTALLLLEHPNIVRHQGYGYAERGNAYLALEYVDGWTMAEWAERKHPTFREVLTVFDKLAGALSYMHSRGILHRDLKLSNVLIRKSDGEPVIIDFSCATFSAAEELTDSGLPPGTDRFRAPEQFRWLMAHKDQHRARYAYQVADEVFALGAMLFDLLTDPRPTAERTRASLNSPSLKPPAVCSQNRRVPEFLSDLVGSMLSREPGLRPVDTEALRRELGELLANPSDEYLRTVHTPSDQVPAEVGAERVALEDGRKAGNPLGGVRMRGLAVLASVSVLVAAGALWLGRGVPPTVVQPQSEGLGAALHVPISPPSHLVPPAMSHSSSAAVAQTGPESVAQVQKEGPMKNAPTTEVPLQGRQTRGRARTTAAAECATMTLVAALAAGCPGAQIRPESFTCPAGAEESMREDLRWEDNEGFTVTIDSRFKRGERVWFTAGAEVEGVVPKSVDSRQRQVAPPGTRFFGKAYYLSDKMGRSEGPALVVRYDRVKLPGQDERPVCFVVEQTAYGYEDGRVWAPNAGGGYVVDRWP